One Longimicrobium sp. genomic window carries:
- a CDS encoding metallophosphoesterase family protein, with amino-acid sequence MITLLHISDLHFGPPFQERVGESLQRFAHQLEPDAIVASGDFTQRALPEQFAAARAYLDRLPPVPIVVTPGNHDIALYRFTERVFHPYDLYRAHILPELDTVTKLPGATIVALNSTAPLRATVNGRIHRWQIDFAREAFQDVPDEDARILVSHHHFAPPPDWDRVAVMPQAKRALDAFTHFKVDMILGGHLHRAYIGNSLDVYSGADREHGIIIVQSGTSTSRRGRAREREKNSLNVVRVDARHIRVTHYMYFDDVQDFVPTSRHQFFRRGRPALDREGQAEAEAIFREDHS; translated from the coding sequence TTGATCACGCTCCTCCACATCTCCGACCTGCACTTCGGCCCGCCGTTCCAGGAGCGCGTGGGCGAGTCGCTCCAGCGCTTCGCGCACCAGCTGGAGCCGGACGCCATCGTGGCCTCGGGCGACTTCACGCAGCGCGCGCTCCCGGAGCAGTTCGCGGCGGCCCGCGCGTACCTGGACCGCCTCCCCCCCGTCCCCATCGTGGTGACGCCGGGGAACCACGACATCGCGCTCTACCGCTTCACCGAGCGTGTCTTCCACCCGTACGACCTGTACAGGGCGCACATCCTGCCGGAGCTGGACACGGTCACCAAGCTCCCCGGCGCCACCATCGTCGCGCTCAACTCGACGGCGCCGCTGCGGGCCACGGTCAACGGCCGCATCCACCGCTGGCAGATCGACTTCGCGCGCGAGGCGTTCCAGGACGTGCCTGACGAGGACGCGCGCATCCTGGTGTCGCACCACCACTTCGCGCCTCCGCCGGATTGGGATCGCGTGGCCGTGATGCCTCAGGCCAAGCGCGCGCTGGACGCCTTCACGCACTTCAAGGTGGACATGATCCTGGGCGGCCACCTGCACCGCGCGTACATCGGCAACTCGCTGGACGTGTACTCCGGGGCGGACCGCGAGCACGGCATCATCATCGTGCAGAGCGGCACCTCCACCTCGCGCAGGGGTAGGGCGAGGGAGCGCGAAAAGAACTCGCTCAACGTGGTGCGGGTGGACGCGCGGCACATCCGGGTGACGCACTACATGTACTTCGACGACGTGCAGGACTTCGTGCCCACGAGCCGGCACCAGTTCTTCCGCCGAGGCCGCCCCGCCCTGGACCGCGAAGGGCAGGCCGAGGCCGAGGCCATCTTCCGCGAGGACCACTCCTGA
- the tsaD gene encoding tRNA (adenosine(37)-N6)-threonylcarbamoyltransferase complex transferase subunit TsaD, whose product MTRPPLVLGIETSCDETSAAVLRGENELLGHVIFTQDVHRLYGGVVPEIASRAHLRTLDDVVDGALREAGVQLKDVDVVGVTAGPGLIGALLVGVSWGKAAAWAAGKPVVGVHHMEAHLFATQLEHLDATPPFVALLVSGGHTLLLWVPAWGEYVQLGATRDDAAGEAFDKAAKILGLPYPGGPSIQRAAEGGDPSRHRFTRPLLNRGQRPEDSEYYDFSFSGLKTALRNRVRDVEREGALEAEVPHLAAAFQDAAVDVLATKTMRAVREMDCRRVVLGGGVANSRALRAELTRRLGGRGAVFAPSPRLSTDNAAMIARAAQFRFARGEVAGLDLNARADLPFPGLRKR is encoded by the coding sequence ATGACCCGTCCGCCCCTGGTGCTCGGCATCGAGACCTCCTGCGACGAGACCTCCGCCGCCGTGCTGCGCGGTGAGAACGAGCTGCTGGGGCACGTCATCTTCACCCAGGACGTGCATCGCCTGTACGGCGGCGTCGTGCCGGAGATCGCGTCGCGCGCCCACCTGCGCACGCTGGACGACGTGGTGGATGGCGCTCTGCGGGAGGCCGGCGTGCAGCTCAAGGACGTGGACGTCGTCGGCGTGACGGCCGGGCCGGGGCTGATCGGCGCGCTTCTCGTGGGTGTCTCGTGGGGCAAGGCCGCCGCGTGGGCCGCGGGGAAGCCGGTCGTGGGGGTGCACCACATGGAGGCGCACCTCTTCGCCACGCAGCTGGAGCACCTGGACGCCACGCCGCCCTTTGTGGCGCTCCTCGTCTCCGGCGGCCACACGCTCCTCCTCTGGGTGCCAGCTTGGGGCGAGTACGTGCAGCTCGGCGCCACCCGCGACGACGCGGCGGGCGAGGCGTTCGACAAGGCGGCCAAGATCCTGGGGCTTCCGTACCCCGGCGGCCCCTCCATCCAGCGCGCGGCCGAGGGCGGCGACCCGTCGCGCCACCGCTTCACGCGCCCGCTGCTGAACCGCGGCCAGCGCCCCGAAGACTCCGAGTACTACGACTTCTCCTTCAGCGGCCTGAAGACGGCGCTCCGCAACCGTGTGCGAGATGTGGAGCGCGAGGGCGCGCTGGAAGCCGAGGTCCCGCACCTGGCCGCCGCCTTCCAGGATGCCGCCGTCGACGTCCTCGCCACCAAGACGATGCGCGCTGTCCGGGAGATGGATTGCCGGCGCGTCGTTCTGGGGGGCGGAGTCGCCAACAGCCGCGCGCTGCGTGCGGAGCTGACGCGGCGGCTGGGCGGGCGCGGGGCCGTCTTCGCCCCCTCGCCGCGCCTGTCCACCGACAACGCCGCGATGATCGCGCGAGCCGCGCAGTTCCGGTTCGCGCGCGGCGAGGTGGCTGGCCTGGACCTCAACGCCCGCGCCGACCTCCCGTTCCCCGGCCTGCGCAAGCGCTGA